CATTGCCATGGAAAGTAGTTTCCCCAGGGGTTTCATCGTGAACGAGTATATCGCCGGCCGCGGTCCTGCGTGTTACGATGAGGTACAGGAAGCCGGTTTCAGTCATGGTTTTGGCCGGCTGGAGGCCAACCGGGAGCTTGTGGAGTGGATGCGGGGCTATAATGCTGATCCGTCTCACGCTGTCAAACTCCGGTTCTACGGCTTTGACAGCCCCACCGAAATGATGTACGCGGACAGCCCGGGACATCTCCTGCGCTTTGTTCTCGATTACCTTGCTTCGGTTGACGTTGCAGGTGCAAATGAAAGCCGGGAGCGCATAGGCCAGTTGCTCGGTCCGGATGCCCGATGGGAGAATACTGCCGCGGCAATGGACCCCACGCAATCTGTGGGTCTGTCACCGGCCGCAACAGCGCTAAGGATCGAGACCGAGGATCTTATCTCGGAGCTGAGTGAACGGCGTCCCGAACTGATATCCAAAAGCGGGGAGAGCCGCTACACTGAGGTGGTGCAATACGCCACTATGGCCCGGAAATTGCTGAACTATCATGCAGTGATGGCCCGGGAGTCACCAGACAGGCTGCTCAGGCTTCTTGGAATCCGCGATGCGATGATGGCGGACACTCTGGAGTATATAGTATCAAGGGAGCATGGCCGGGGAAAAGTGCTGGCCTTTGCCCACAACAGCCACCTGCAGCGCGGAAAGGCCCATATGCAGCTAGGACCTTACTCACTGGCATGGTGGCCTGCAGGATCTCACCTGGATGTGATGTTCGGTCCGCGCTACGCCGTTATCGGCTCAGGGGTTGGCATATCTGCTGCCAACGGTATCGGCAGGCCCGAGGCCGGTACTCTGGAAGCACGTCTGACAGCTGCTCCCGGACCTGTGCGTTTCATTCCCACCCGCAGAGGACAGGGTCTTGCGGACCGGGAAACTGAGTCTCTTCCGATCCGCACAGGCAGTATGAAGAACCCAACCTACTTCGCACTGACTCCCGGGACCATCAAGGATTTTGACTGGCTCGCTGTCCTGGATTCAACGGCATACAGCCGTGGTGGACCACCGTTGCAATATTAATTATATAATATCAGTCTTATTAGCATGATACAGACACAGACATCCGTTACATTGGACCTGCAGATGTAGAACAACTGCCTTTATAGTGACAAAAACAAAAACCATGAGGAGATCAGTATTATCGATAAGGGCAGGTTTATGAGATTCATACATGAAAGGGACAATTACATCAAAGGCTTACCTGATGTTGAAAAGAAAGCATTTGTCGCATCAATAGAGAAGCTTAAAGACAGCAAGGACAAGGTTGAAAGGCTGTTGTTGAAGAAGGGATCTAGTAAAGGTGTCGATGAGATCCTTTTATCCTTCGAGGACCTTCCCCTTTTCGGAAAAGAGTACTGGTTCATGAAGTTCACGGCCAACGATGGCTCACGATCCCAGTTCTTCCTCATGTTCGGCAGGTCTGCGGGGGATATAGAGGTAAACGGCAGGTATGTGGAGACCAGCCGGGTGATCGACAGCAGAACAGAAGGATACTGTGTCTGCTGGGGCTATGATGATGTTCAGAGAAAGTTTACCGATCATTTTGGGACCATAGAGATGAAAAATGACGGAGTGATATGTTCCACTGAAGACATCCAGGCAGATTTCCACGGCTCCTTCCCGGAATACACTCTGGACATATCAGACGGTGACAGGGATATTTGCAGCCTGCACATAACAGAGCCTTCAGATGATGAGAATTATAACACGGAGCTGACAGAGAACTTCAAGGGCCTGTTCGGGTACAGGCTGGCCAACCTTTATTTCGATTTCAGGGGTACCTTGCTTGAGAGGGACTTCTCAGGCAAGTGCTATGTCCAGAAAGTGATAGTCGTCGGTCCCCTGCTCCCCTGGAAGTGGTCGAGGATCATTTTCAGGAACGGGTCTGTCCTGACATACTATATCCCGAATATTGAGATAGCCGGACTGGAATACAATATACGCAACTTCATGAGCTTTTACGATGCCTCGACCGGAGAGATGCACTATTTCAGAAAGGCCAGGGTGCGCGAGTACCCTTCTGAGAGAGGGGATAAAAGGTGGGTTATCAGTTCCGAGGACAACAGGGTATTCGTAGTGACAAAAAGCTACTGCAGTGAGTCTTTCAATTTTACGAGGAACTTCAATTTCAGTTATATCGAGAATCTCGTGGATGTAATGGACCTGAAGATCGAAACCGACGACAAGGTCATAACACTGGAAGAGACCGGCAGCGGACTCGGGATGGTCGAGGATACGTCCGGATTTGTAATTTAATATGTTAAGAGCCTGATAGATTCTATAATGATAAAAGGAGTTTCCAACAGAGGATGAGCAGGCAAATAACCCCCTGGTCCTGCCTTAAGGGGAAGGATATCCCGGCAACCATTGAGCTGGACAGTGTCATTTACGGGTATGCTTATCCCGGCTGCCGCATCCTCGATATCGGGTGCGGTACAGGCAAGGCCAGCATTCCGATGGCATCACACGGCTTTTCAGTAACGGGCATTGATATTAATCAGGAGGCTCTGAGGATTGCCAGTTCATCTTCCAGATCTTCCTGTCCAGCCAGCATACCTTTATTTGTCCATGCTGA
This DNA window, taken from Methanolobus chelungpuianus, encodes the following:
- a CDS encoding erythromycin esterase family protein, which gives rise to MSDPSYIRTTLDEWVAKEAIPFSVDLPGSFSTAVDKMIASLGERMELLGLGEALHGGEDILELRNRLFQYLAEAHGYSAIAMESSFPRGFIVNEYIAGRGPACYDEVQEAGFSHGFGRLEANRELVEWMRGYNADPSHAVKLRFYGFDSPTEMMYADSPGHLLRFVLDYLASVDVAGANESRERIGQLLGPDARWENTAAAMDPTQSVGLSPAATALRIETEDLISELSERRPELISKSGESRYTEVVQYATMARKLLNYHAVMARESPDRLLRLLGIRDAMMADTLEYIVSREHGRGKVLAFAHNSHLQRGKAHMQLGPYSLAWWPAGSHLDVMFGPRYAVIGSGVGISAANGIGRPEAGTLEARLTAAPGPVRFIPTRRGQGLADRETESLPIRTGSMKNPTYFALTPGTIKDFDWLAVLDSTAYSRGGPPLQY